From Huiozyma naganishii CBS 8797 chromosome 11, complete genome, a single genomic window includes:
- the NHP10 gene encoding Nhp10p (similar to Saccharomyces cerevisiae NHP10 (YDL002C); ancestral locus Anc_3.210), protein MSGDNWHSKIEELKEKNEVLGLTLQRSRHSVKRLKLEYAVLLERLEQRVAINPELKADQPLPTLEDFKDELLARPFKRTKTKRQKAKERDPNLPKRPTNAYLLYCEMNKDKIRENGSLDVTKDLTEGWKGLSEEQRAPYYKLYNEDRERYHLEMEQYAKSLGTTQGGHSTNGEGSTPVKVKQEKLTDGQGEDDDDDDDDEEDDDDDDEEEEEEDDDDDEDDDQTNIMSGPVSSDEKDTS, encoded by the coding sequence ATGAGCGGTGACAATTGGCACTCGAAGATtgaggaattgaaggagaagaacgaggTGCTCGGGCTGACTCTGCAGCGGTCGAGGCACTCTGTGAAGCGGCTGAAGCTGGAGTACGCCGTGCTACTGGAGCGGTTGGAGCAACGGGTAGCAATAAACCCGGAACTGAAGGCGGATCAGCCGCTGCCCACTCTGGAGGACTTCAAGGATGAGCTTCTGGCGAGACCGTTCAAAaggacgaagacgaagaggcAGAAGGCGAAGGAGAGGGACCCAAATTTGCCCAAGCGGCCCACTAACGCGTACCTGTTGTACTGCGAGAtgaacaaggacaagaTCAGGGAAAACGGTTCGCTCGACGTCACGAAGGATTTGACTGAGGGATGGAAGGGCCTCTCTGAGGAACAGAGGGCGCCGTACTACAAACTGTACAACGAGGACAGGGAACGATATCACTTGGAGATGGAGCAGTACGCCAAAAGCTTGGGAACAACACAGGGGGGCCACTCTACGAACGGAGAGGGCAGCACCCCGGTGAAAGTCAAGCAAGAGAAGCTGACGGATGGACAGGGcgaagacgacgatgacgatgacgatgacgaagaagatgatgatgatgatgatgaagaagaggaagaagaagacgacgatgatgatgaagatgacgacCAGACAAACATAATGTCTGGACCCGTTAGTTCAGATGAAAAGGATACGTCGTGA